A genomic segment from [Flavobacterium] thermophilum encodes:
- the thiN gene encoding Thiamine pyrophosphokinase, giving the protein MVIHIVGGGPRELLPSLRRYDGADVHWVGVDRGTTALLEAGLQPVRAFGDFDSVPAEEVAKLQQMLPDLEIWPAEKDKTDMEIALDWAVEQDACHIRLFGATGGRLDHLFGNVELLLKYAGRPIEIVDRQNVLTVHLPGVHTITRDDRYRYVSYIPISETVAGLTLIGFKYPLADCHISRGSTLCISNELIQSSGTFSFSEGILMMIRSSDFAGCP; this is encoded by the coding sequence ATGGTGATCCATATTGTCGGCGGCGGCCCGCGTGAGCTTCTCCCTAGCTTGCGCCGCTATGACGGCGCGGATGTGCATTGGGTCGGCGTCGACCGCGGCACAACGGCGCTGCTTGAAGCCGGCCTCCAGCCGGTGCGGGCGTTTGGCGATTTCGATTCCGTGCCGGCTGAAGAAGTGGCCAAGCTTCAGCAAATGCTTCCGGATTTGGAAATATGGCCGGCAGAAAAAGACAAAACAGATATGGAGATCGCCCTTGATTGGGCGGTGGAACAGGACGCCTGCCACATCCGTCTGTTTGGCGCCACCGGCGGACGGCTTGACCATCTGTTTGGCAATGTCGAGCTGTTGCTGAAATACGCCGGCCGGCCGATTGAAATCGTCGACCGGCAAAATGTGTTGACCGTCCATCTGCCCGGCGTGCATACGATCACACGCGACGATCGATACCGCTATGTGTCTTACATCCCGATTTCTGAAACGGTGGCGGGGCTCACGCTTATTGGATTTAAATATCCATTGGCCGACTGTCATATTTCCCGCGGTTCCACACTATGTATTAGTAACGAACTTATCCAATCTTCCGGTACTTTTTCGTTTTCGGAAGGCATATTAATGATGATAAGGAGCAGCGATTTTGCCGGCTGTCCGTAG
- the rpmB gene encoding 50S ribosomal protein L28 yields the protein MAKCFITGKKKSFGNTRSHAMNASRRTWKANLQKVRILVDGKPKRVWVSARALKSGKVKRV from the coding sequence ATGGCGAAATGCTTCATTACCGGCAAGAAAAAATCGTTCGGCAACACACGTTCGCACGCCATGAACGCCAGCCGCCGCACGTGGAAAGCCAACTTGCAAAAAGTGCGCATTTTAGTCGACGGCAAACCGAAACGCGTTTGGGTTTCGGCGCGCGCCCTGAAATCCGGAAAAGTGAAACGCGTCTAA
- a CDS encoding Protein of uncharacterised function (DUF322): MSIEWQTKYGRIEIANEVIAMIAGGAAVDCYGIVGMASKNQIRDGLSEILRRENFSKGVIVREENGEVHIDMYIIVSYGTKISEVAHNVQSKVKYTLDQTLGLAVQSINIYVQGVRVVNP; the protein is encoded by the coding sequence ATGTCAATTGAATGGCAAACAAAATATGGGCGCATTGAAATTGCCAATGAGGTCATTGCCATGATTGCCGGGGGAGCGGCCGTCGATTGCTACGGCATTGTCGGAATGGCGTCGAAAAATCAAATTCGCGACGGGCTGTCGGAAATTTTGCGCCGTGAGAACTTTTCCAAAGGAGTTATCGTCCGCGAGGAAAACGGCGAAGTACATATCGACATGTACATCATCGTCAGTTACGGGACGAAAATTTCCGAAGTCGCCCACAATGTGCAGTCGAAAGTGAAATATACACTCGATCAGACGCTTGGATTGGCGGTTCAGTCCATCAACATTTACGTCCAAGGGGTTCGGGTGGTGAATCCGTAG
- a CDS encoding dihydroxyacetone kinase, with the protein MAMRTLDGRRFADMVQQGAAHLANNAKAVDALNVFPVPDGDTGTNMNLSMTSGAKEVKAHASDHIGNVAAALAKGLLMGARGNSGVILSQLFRGFAKAVEGKPQVDGFEFAAALQAGVDTAYKAVMKPVEGTILTVAREAARKAIETAKKDRDVVAVMEAALAEAKAALKRTPELLPVLKEVGVVDSGGQGLVYVYEGFLAALKGEAVSTAPAEVPMEELVKMAHHQSVQSHIHTDEIEFGYCTEFMVRFEKDKLAQHPFSEEVFRRDLSRFGDSLLVVADDELVKVHIHSETPGEVLTYGQRYGSLINIKIENMREQHANIVGKEAERPLQAGAEEAKPYGIVAVAMGAGVAELFQSIGAHAVIEGGQTMNPSTEEIAEAIRRVNAETVFVLPNNKNVVMAAKQAAELSERQVIVIPSKTVPQGMAALLAFNPAQSAEQNERAMTAALSRVKTGQVTFSVRDTTIDGVEIEKGDYMGLFDDRIVVADKDKLAVTKRLLDALIDEESEIVTILYGEDATKVEVETVVAYLETEYDGVEVEVHNGRQPLYPFIISVE; encoded by the coding sequence GTGGCAATGAGGACGCTTGACGGAAGACGGTTTGCCGATATGGTGCAGCAAGGAGCCGCGCATTTGGCGAACAACGCCAAGGCGGTCGATGCGCTGAACGTCTTTCCGGTTCCAGATGGCGATACAGGAACAAACATGAACTTGTCGATGACGTCCGGAGCGAAAGAAGTGAAGGCGCATGCCTCCGACCATATCGGCAACGTCGCCGCGGCGCTGGCGAAAGGATTGTTGATGGGGGCGCGCGGCAATTCCGGCGTTATTTTGTCGCAGTTGTTCCGCGGGTTTGCCAAAGCGGTGGAAGGCAAACCGCAAGTGGACGGCTTCGAATTTGCCGCCGCCCTGCAAGCGGGGGTCGATACGGCCTATAAGGCGGTGATGAAGCCGGTCGAAGGAACGATCCTCACCGTAGCGAGAGAGGCGGCGCGCAAGGCAATTGAAACAGCGAAAAAAGATCGCGATGTCGTAGCGGTGATGGAAGCGGCGCTTGCGGAGGCGAAAGCCGCGCTCAAGCGCACGCCGGAGCTGCTGCCGGTCTTAAAGGAAGTCGGGGTTGTCGACAGCGGCGGCCAAGGGCTTGTGTACGTGTACGAAGGATTCCTTGCCGCTTTGAAAGGAGAAGCTGTCAGCACCGCTCCCGCCGAAGTGCCGATGGAAGAGCTTGTAAAGATGGCTCATCATCAAAGCGTGCAAAGCCATATTCATACCGACGAAATTGAGTTTGGCTACTGTACGGAATTCATGGTTCGGTTTGAGAAGGACAAACTGGCCCAGCATCCGTTTTCCGAAGAAGTGTTTCGCCGCGACTTGAGCCGATTTGGCGATTCTTTGCTTGTCGTCGCCGACGACGAGCTTGTCAAAGTGCACATCCATTCGGAAACGCCGGGCGAGGTGTTGACCTACGGCCAGCGCTACGGAAGTCTCATCAACATTAAAATTGAAAACATGCGCGAACAGCATGCCAACATCGTCGGCAAAGAGGCGGAACGGCCGCTGCAAGCCGGCGCGGAAGAAGCGAAGCCGTACGGCATCGTTGCCGTCGCGATGGGCGCCGGCGTGGCCGAATTGTTTCAAAGCATCGGCGCGCACGCGGTCATTGAAGGCGGACAGACGATGAACCCAAGCACCGAAGAAATCGCGGAGGCCATTCGCCGCGTCAACGCGGAGACGGTGTTCGTGCTGCCGAACAACAAAAATGTCGTGATGGCGGCCAAACAAGCGGCCGAGCTTTCCGAGCGGCAGGTGATCGTCATCCCATCGAAAACCGTTCCGCAAGGCATGGCGGCGCTCTTGGCGTTCAATCCAGCGCAGTCAGCCGAGCAAAACGAGAGGGCGATGACGGCGGCGCTTTCGCGGGTGAAAACGGGGCAAGTGACGTTTTCCGTGCGCGATACAACAATCGATGGCGTCGAAATCGAAAAAGGCGACTACATGGGGCTGTTCGATGACCGCATCGTCGTCGCCGATAAGGACAAGTTGGCCGTGACGAAGCGGCTGCTTGATGCGCTCATTGACGAGGAAAGTGAAATTGTCACCATTTTGTACGGTGAGGATGCGACCAAAGTGGAAGTGGAAACTGTTGTCGCCTATCTGGAAACGGAATATGATGGAGTGGAAGTCGAAGTGCACAACGGCCGGCAGCCGCTCTATCCGTTTATCATTTCCGTCGAATAA
- the sdhB gene encoding L-serine dehydratase, beta chain, whose translation MKYKSVFDIIGPVMVGPSSSHTAGAARIGLVARKLFGRQPEWARISFYGSFAETYRGHGTDVAIVAGLLGFDTFDERIPDALAIAQAAGMDVSFSAEEAIPHHPNTARVRIGDGKGELELVGVSIGGGKIEIIELNGFELKLSGHHPALLIMHNDRYGTIGAVASALAKHAINIGHMEVSRKEKGKEALMTIEVDQPLTDELLQELEQLPNIIQVTKLVD comes from the coding sequence ATGAAATATAAAAGCGTCTTTGACATCATCGGCCCGGTGATGGTCGGACCGTCAAGCTCGCATACCGCCGGGGCGGCGCGCATCGGCCTCGTCGCGCGCAAGCTGTTTGGAAGACAGCCTGAATGGGCGCGCATCTCGTTTTACGGCTCGTTTGCCGAAACGTACCGGGGGCATGGGACCGATGTGGCCATCGTCGCCGGGCTGCTTGGATTTGATACGTTTGATGAGCGCATCCCGGACGCTCTGGCGATCGCTCAGGCTGCGGGAATGGACGTCTCGTTTTCCGCCGAAGAGGCGATTCCGCATCACCCGAACACGGCGCGTGTGCGCATTGGCGACGGAAAAGGGGAGCTTGAGCTTGTCGGCGTGTCCATTGGCGGAGGGAAAATTGAAATCATCGAGTTAAACGGGTTCGAGTTAAAGTTGTCGGGCCATCACCCAGCGCTATTAATCATGCATAACGACCGTTACGGGACGATCGGGGCGGTGGCCAGCGCGCTGGCGAAGCATGCCATTAATATCGGCCATATGGAAGTATCGCGCAAGGAAAAAGGGAAGGAAGCGCTGATGACGATCGAAGTCGATCAACCGTTGACCGACGAGCTTTTGCAAGAGTTGGAGCAGCTGCCTAACATTATTCAAGTAACCAAACTCGTTGATTAA
- the sdhA gene encoding L-serine dehydratase, alpha chain, with protein MFRNVAELVALAEKEQIKIAEVMIRQEVEVSGRSREEIMAQMERHLEVMERAVERGLQGVVSRSGLTGGDAVRVQRYIEQGRFLSGETILDAVSKAMATNEVNAAMGVICATPTAGSAGVVPGTLFAVKERLKPTRKEMVEFLFTAGAFGYVVANNASISGAAGGCQAEVGSAAGMAAAALVELAGGTPAQAAEAMAIALKNMLGLVCDPVAGLVEVPCVKRNAMGAANAMIAADMALAGVKSRIPCDEVIEAMYRIGAAMPVALKETAQGGLAATPTGRAIAARIFGASAASK; from the coding sequence ATGTTTCGCAATGTTGCCGAGCTTGTTGCATTGGCGGAAAAAGAGCAAATCAAAATCGCTGAGGTGATGATCCGCCAAGAAGTCGAAGTGAGCGGGCGCAGCCGGGAGGAGATTATGGCGCAAATGGAGCGCCACCTCGAAGTGATGGAGCGGGCTGTTGAAAGAGGGCTGCAAGGAGTCGTTTCCCGCTCGGGGCTGACAGGCGGCGATGCGGTGCGGGTGCAGCGCTATATCGAGCAGGGCCGCTTTTTGTCCGGGGAAACGATTTTGGATGCCGTCAGCAAAGCCATGGCGACAAATGAAGTGAACGCGGCCATGGGCGTCATTTGTGCGACGCCGACAGCGGGCTCAGCCGGCGTTGTCCCCGGGACGCTGTTTGCCGTGAAAGAGCGGTTGAAGCCGACGAGAAAAGAAATGGTCGAATTTTTGTTCACCGCTGGGGCGTTCGGCTATGTCGTCGCCAACAATGCTTCCATCTCAGGGGCGGCCGGCGGCTGTCAAGCCGAAGTCGGTTCGGCAGCCGGCATGGCGGCTGCGGCGCTCGTTGAGCTGGCCGGCGGAACGCCTGCTCAAGCAGCCGAAGCGATGGCGATCGCCTTAAAAAATATGCTAGGATTAGTATGTGATCCTGTCGCTGGCTTGGTCGAAGTGCCGTGCGTCAAACGGAATGCGATGGGGGCGGCCAACGCCATGATCGCTGCTGATATGGCGCTGGCCGGTGTAAAAAGCCGCATTCCGTGTGATGAAGTGATCGAGGCGATGTATCGCATCGGCGCGGCCATGCCGGTGGCGCTGAAAGAAACTGCGCAAGGGGGGTTGGCCGCGACGCCGACCGGCCGCGCCATCGCGGCCCGCATTTTCGGCGCTTCTGCGGCATCGAAGTGA
- the recG gene encoding ATP-dependent DNA helicase recG: protein MNETMQQPVTAVKGIGEETAAALADIGITTVGDLLMYAPYRYDDYEQKDLAAARHEEKVTVEGKVHSAPLVTYYGKKKSRLSFRLLSGRYLITVVCFNRPYLKEKLAFNETVTVIGKWDRHRQAINAYELRFGAAPETAGIEPVYSVRSPLTVKTMRRLMKAAFAQFGAHIPDPLPPALRRAYRLVDKQEAVRALHFPRSREELHQARRRLVYEEFLLYQLKMQAFRRIVRDGQHGVAHSFSEERLAAFLSALPFSLTNAQRRVIKEILADMRAPRQMNRLLQGDVGSGKTVVAAVALYAAVLSGFQGALMVPTEILAEQHARSLADLFAGTDVTLALLTSSVKGKRRKELLAELEEGAIDIVIGTHALIQEGVQFRRLGLAITDEQHRFGVEQRRILREKGHAPDVLMMTATPIPRTLAITAFGDMDVSVLDEMPAGRKKVETYWVKHHQFARVLDFIEKELRRGHQAYVICPLIEESEKLDVQNAIDVHSQLVHYYRGKYEIGLMHGRLSADEKEAVMRAFSENRIHVLVSTTVVEVGVNVPNATVMVIYDAERFGLAQLHQLRGRVGRGDAQSYCILIADPKSEVGKERMRIMTETTDGFVLAEKDLELRGPGDFFGTKQSGLPEFQFGDPVHDYRILEVARRDAAKLVSTTAFWRDEAYAGLRAELEASGVLDGEKLD from the coding sequence GTGAACGAAACGATGCAACAGCCGGTGACGGCGGTCAAAGGCATCGGTGAAGAAACGGCTGCGGCGCTCGCCGACATCGGCATCACAACCGTCGGCGACCTGCTCATGTATGCGCCGTACCGGTATGACGATTACGAACAAAAAGATCTAGCCGCCGCCCGCCATGAAGAAAAAGTGACAGTGGAAGGGAAGGTGCACAGCGCCCCGCTTGTAACGTATTACGGAAAAAAAAAGTCGCGCCTTTCCTTTCGCCTGCTTTCCGGCCGCTATTTAATCACGGTTGTCTGCTTCAACCGCCCGTATTTGAAAGAAAAACTCGCCTTCAATGAAACGGTGACCGTAATCGGCAAATGGGACCGGCACCGGCAGGCGATCAACGCCTATGAGCTTCGTTTCGGGGCCGCCCCGGAGACGGCCGGCATTGAACCGGTCTATTCGGTGCGCAGCCCGCTGACGGTCAAAACGATGCGCCGGCTCATGAAGGCGGCGTTCGCCCAGTTTGGCGCGCACATTCCCGACCCGCTGCCGCCCGCTTTGCGCCGCGCCTACCGTCTTGTCGACAAGCAGGAGGCGGTTCGCGCCCTTCATTTTCCGCGCTCGCGTGAAGAGTTGCACCAGGCGCGACGCCGGCTCGTCTATGAAGAGTTTTTGCTGTACCAGCTGAAAATGCAGGCGTTTCGTCGAATTGTGCGCGACGGGCAGCACGGCGTCGCCCATTCGTTTTCCGAAGAGCGGCTGGCGGCGTTTCTTTCCGCTTTGCCGTTTTCATTAACGAACGCCCAGCGGCGCGTCATCAAGGAGATTTTGGCCGATATGCGGGCGCCAAGGCAAATGAACCGTCTTTTGCAAGGCGATGTCGGCTCCGGCAAGACGGTCGTGGCCGCCGTGGCGCTGTATGCGGCGGTATTGTCCGGCTTTCAAGGAGCGCTGATGGTGCCGACGGAAATTTTGGCTGAGCAGCATGCCCGCTCGCTCGCCGACCTGTTTGCCGGCACAGATGTCACGCTGGCGCTGTTGACAAGCTCCGTGAAAGGGAAGAGGCGCAAAGAGCTGCTTGCGGAATTGGAGGAAGGGGCGATCGACATCGTCATTGGGACGCATGCGTTGATTCAAGAAGGTGTACAGTTTCGCCGGCTCGGCCTCGCCATTACTGACGAGCAGCACCGGTTTGGCGTCGAGCAGCGTCGCATTTTGCGCGAAAAGGGGCATGCCCCGGACGTGCTGATGATGACGGCGACGCCGATTCCGCGCACGCTGGCGATCACGGCGTTCGGCGATATGGACGTATCAGTGCTCGACGAAATGCCGGCCGGGCGGAAGAAAGTGGAAACGTATTGGGTCAAGCATCATCAATTCGCGCGCGTGCTCGATTTTATCGAAAAAGAGCTTCGCCGGGGGCATCAGGCGTACGTCATTTGTCCGCTTATTGAAGAGTCGGAAAAATTGGATGTGCAAAATGCCATTGATGTTCATAGTCAGCTCGTCCACTACTACCGCGGGAAATATGAGATCGGCCTCATGCACGGCCGGCTGTCGGCCGATGAAAAAGAAGCGGTGATGCGAGCGTTCAGTGAAAACCGCATTCATGTGCTCGTTTCGACAACGGTCGTGGAAGTCGGGGTGAATGTGCCGAACGCCACCGTGATGGTCATCTATGACGCCGAACGGTTTGGACTTGCCCAGCTTCATCAGCTGCGCGGCCGGGTCGGGCGGGGGGACGCCCAGTCATACTGCATTTTAATTGCCGACCCGAAATCGGAAGTCGGCAAAGAACGGATGCGCATCATGACGGAGACGACGGACGGGTTTGTGCTGGCGGAAAAGGATTTGGAGCTGCGTGGTCCAGGCGATTTTTTCGGCACGAAACAAAGCGGGCTTCCGGAGTTTCAATTTGGCGATCCGGTGCATGATTACCGCATCTTGGAAGTCGCGCGCCGCGATGCCGCCAAACTCGTGTCGACGACGGCGTTTTGGCGTGATGAAGCGTACGCGGGGCTGCGCGCCGAACTTGAGGCGTCCGGCGTGCTCGATGGAGAAAAGCTAGATTAA
- the fapR gene encoding Fatty acid and phospholipid biosynthesis regulator yields the protein MRKSKRERQRLLQETIRENPFITDEELAEKFSVSVQTIRLDRLELSIPELRERIKHVARQSFADKVRALPLEEVIGDIIDIEPDESAISIFDVKEDHVFRRTRIARGHHLFAQANSLAVAVIHDELALTAKATIRFVRQVKEGERVVAKAKVTGKTANGRTIVDVNSYVGQELVFSGTFEMYRSNIEKKDGDSNEHRD from the coding sequence ATGAGAAAAAGCAAACGCGAACGGCAACGGCTGCTGCAGGAGACGATCCGGGAAAATCCGTTTATTACCGACGAAGAGCTGGCAGAAAAGTTCTCAGTCAGCGTGCAGACGATCCGCCTCGACCGGCTTGAACTGTCGATTCCGGAGCTGCGCGAGCGCATTAAACATGTCGCCCGCCAGTCGTTCGCGGATAAAGTGCGGGCGCTGCCGCTTGAGGAAGTGATCGGCGATATTATCGACATTGAGCCGGATGAGAGCGCCATTTCCATTTTCGATGTGAAAGAAGATCATGTGTTCCGGCGCACCCGCATCGCCCGCGGCCATCATTTGTTCGCCCAGGCGAATTCGCTCGCCGTTGCCGTAATCCATGACGAATTGGCGCTGACGGCGAAAGCGACGATCCGCTTTGTTCGTCAAGTCAAGGAAGGCGAACGGGTGGTGGCGAAGGCGAAGGTGACCGGCAAAACGGCGAACGGGCGCACGATTGTCGACGTAAACAGCTACGTCGGCCAAGAGCTCGTGTTTTCCGGAACGTTCGAAATGTATCGTTCAAACATAGAGAAAAAGGACGGCGACAGCAATGAACATCGTGATTGA
- the plsX gene encoding Phosphate acyltransferase, translating into MNIVIDAMGGDHAPREIVLGAARAAAHFPDIHITLIGDEAKIRPHVPDGGRLSILHADEVIEATDEPVRAVRRKKNSSLVRMAEEVKEGRADACISAGNTGALMAAGLFVVGRIAGIDRPALAPTLPTLDGRGFVFLDVGANVDARPEHLQQYAIMGHVYAQQVRGIAKPRIGLLNVGTEDQKGNETVKRAFSLLKETNLHFIGNVEARDLLNGVADVVVADGFAGNVALKTIEGTAMALFSLLKQTLTSGAVAKLAAAVLKPKLAGLKKMMDYSEYGGAALFGLNAPVIKAHGSSDANAIFHAVRQAREIVAHDVIGTIKAELERA; encoded by the coding sequence ATGAACATCGTGATTGATGCCATGGGAGGCGACCATGCTCCACGCGAAATCGTCCTTGGGGCGGCTCGAGCCGCCGCGCATTTTCCCGACATTCATATTACGCTTATCGGCGACGAAGCGAAAATCCGTCCGCATGTGCCGGACGGAGGGCGCCTGTCGATCCTCCATGCCGATGAGGTGATTGAAGCGACCGATGAGCCGGTGCGGGCTGTGCGGCGCAAAAAAAACTCGTCGTTGGTGCGCATGGCGGAAGAAGTGAAAGAAGGGCGCGCTGACGCGTGCATATCGGCCGGCAATACTGGTGCGTTGATGGCGGCTGGGCTGTTTGTCGTTGGGCGGATTGCCGGCATCGACCGGCCAGCGCTCGCGCCGACATTGCCTACGCTGGACGGGCGGGGGTTTGTCTTTTTGGATGTCGGCGCCAATGTCGACGCCCGCCCGGAGCATTTGCAGCAATATGCGATTATGGGGCACGTGTATGCCCAACAAGTGCGGGGCATCGCCAAGCCGCGCATCGGCCTGCTCAACGTCGGCACCGAAGATCAAAAAGGGAATGAAACCGTGAAGCGGGCGTTCTCCTTGCTGAAAGAAACGAACCTTCATTTCATCGGCAATGTGGAGGCGCGCGATTTGCTGAATGGCGTGGCCGATGTCGTTGTCGCTGATGGGTTTGCCGGCAATGTCGCCTTAAAAACGATCGAGGGAACGGCGATGGCGCTTTTTTCGTTGCTCAAGCAGACGCTGACAAGCGGCGCGGTCGCAAAACTCGCCGCCGCTGTCCTCAAGCCGAAGCTCGCCGGACTGAAAAAGATGATGGACTACTCCGAATACGGCGGGGCGGCGTTGTTCGGCTTGAACGCTCCGGTCATTAAAGCGCACGGCTCATCCGATGCGAACGCTATTTTCCATGCCGTCCGCCAAGCGCGCGAGATAGTGGCCCATGATGTCATTGGCACGATCAAAG